AGGTGCCAGGGGTCGCAGACCCCTGCCCCTTCCCCCAAACCCCCATCCCCCACCCCATACATAAGGTGGGGAGGAGAACCCGAAAGGGGCCATTTCTCTTATGTCCCTCCCTCGGTATCCCCGAAGGAGTCCGGATGGGTGACGGCCGGCGCAGCTTCAGGTCCTACAAGCCCGCAGTGGCGCTGGGGCTGGGGATTTTCGTCTGCCTGGCGGTAGGGGTCGTGGCCTCCTTTGGAGTGCTGGAGCCTTACCGCCTCAAGACCCTGGACCAGTTTTTCCGGCTCCTGCCCCTTGAGCCGCCTCATCCCGAGGTGATGCTCATCACCATCGACCAGCCGGATATTGAGCATTTGGCCGCTCGGGGCGTTACCTGGCCCTGGCCCCGGGAGTTTTATGCCTCCATCCTGGACTTCTGCCGGCGGGGCGGAGCCCGGGCGGTCATCTTTGATATCCTCTTTACCGAGGAATCCCGCTACGGTCCCGAGGATGACCGGAAATTCGCCCGGGCCCTGGCTGAGATGCCCGCCTTTCTCGCCTGCTTCCTCACCCGGGAGGACAAGCCCCTCCATCCCCTCACCCCGGAGGTGCTGGGCAAAGGGGCGCTCCGGCTCTCCGGGCCAGGGCCGCCGGGGCCGGAATACCGGGCAGTCATTCCCCCCTTGGGGCCGCTGCTCCAGGCCGCCACCGGGGTGGGGAACGTGGAATGCGGCCCCGATCCGGACGGCATCTACCGGCGGCTGCCCCTGGCAGGCCGCTTTCAGGGGCACTCTCTGCCGCTCCTGGCATTTGCCGCTTACAGCCGTCTGGGGAATCCCGGTGAGTGGCGCTATGAGTCCGGGGAGCTGGTGCGGGGGGAGCTGCGATTGCCTTTGGATGATCAGGGCCGGTTCCTCCTGAAATTCCGGGGGCCGGCCCGCACTTTCCCTCGCCTGAGCGCCGCAGATCTGATCACCTCGGAGATGAACCTGCGCCAGGGCCAGGCGCCGTTAAAGCCGCCGGAGGCGCTGGCCGGCAAGTGGGTCCTGGTGGGGCTCACCGCCCCGGGGCTGTTGGACCTCAAGGCCAGCCCGGTGAGCGCGGTCTATCCCGGGGTGGAGCTGCACGCCACCCTGCTGGACAATCTCTTGCGCGGCGATTTCCTGCGGCCGCTCCCCTTGTGGCTCCTGGGGGTATGGAGCTTCCTCATGGCGCTTTGCGGGGCTGCGGCGGTGCTCTTTTCCCTCAGGCTGTGGCTCACCGGGCTGGCGGCCTTGGGCGTGGCGGCGGCGGTGCTGGGCGTCAGCGTTCTGGGGTTCCGGGCCGACTGGTGGATCGATCCGGTGCTCCCGGGGCTGGCGGCGGGGCTGGCCTTTGCCGCCGCCGCGGCCTACAGCTACGTCACCGAAGGCCGCCAGAAGCTGGCCATCCGCCGCATGTTCTCCCACTATCTCTCCGAGGCGGTCATCCGCCACCTCCTGGAGCACCCGGAGCGCCTGAAGCTGGGCGGCGAACGGCGGCGGGTGACCCTGTTTTTCTCCGATCTCGCCGGGTTCACCTCCCTCTCGGAGAAGCTCGCCCCGGAGGACGTGGTGGCCCTCCTCAATGATTACCTTTCCCGCATGACCGACATCATCCTGGCGGAGGAGGGGGTGGTGGACAAGTTTGAGGGGGACGCCATCATGGCCATGTGGGGGGCGCCCCTGGAGCAGCCGGACCAGGCGGTGCGGGCCTGCCGGGCGGCCCTGCGGCAGGTGGCGGCGCTCCACGAAGTCAACGCCGGCCTGGCCGCCAGGGGGCTCCCGCCCTTGCGGATGCGCATCGGCATCCACACCGGGGAGGCGGTGGTGGGTAATCTGGGCTCCCACCGACGGTTTGATTACACCGCGGTGGGGGACGCAGTGAACCTGGCCTCCCGGCTGGAGGGCCTCAACAAATATTACGGCACCGCCATCCTGGTGAGCGAGGACACCGCCGCGGCCTTAGACGGCGCCCTGGAGATCATGGAGGTGGACCAGGTGGCGGTGAAAGGGCGGGAGACGCCGGTCCGGGTCTTCCAGGTGCTGGCGCCGGCGGGGGAATTGTCGCCCGAGGCCCTGGCCGCCCGGGAGGCCTATGTGCAAGGCTTGGCCGCCTACCGGGAGCGGCGGTTTGATGAAGCCATGGAGTACTTTGCCCGCTCCCAGGAGCTGTTGCCCGAGGGCAACCCGGCCGGGGCGCTGGTGGAGCGCTGCCGCCGCCTCCTGGCTGAGCCGCCGCCGGAGTGGGACGGTGTTTTCCGGCCCGAAGGGAAGTAAGCATAACCTTTGAAAAACCTTGCTTTATCCCCACCTTTTTGGCAGGCTGGGCAAAAAGCAACTTTTCCCCGGGTGCCCTGGGGGAGGGCCTCACAGCGGGCGACCTGGGCACGCCGCGGCCTCAGGTGCGATGGCCGGGCGGGCACCGTCCGTCCGGACAGGAGGCCGGTGCGGCAAAAGGAGGTGGGCATGAACCGACGCAGGCGAGGACGACTGAGCAGAGTGGGAGCAGCGCTGCTCCTGGGGGCGATGTCTTTTCTGATCTTCCCGGCGGGGGGCTGGTCGCAAAATCTCACCGTGTCTCTGAGCAACCAACAGCTTTACTCCCAGCCCAGTTTCACCAGCCCGCCGGTCATGCCGGTGCCCCAGGGGGCCCAGGTGAGCCTGGTTTCCCGGCAGGGGGACTGGATGCAGGTGGACTATCAGGGCAAGCGGGGCTGGCTGCACAAAGCAGCGG
The nucleotide sequence above comes from Desulfobaccales bacterium. Encoded proteins:
- a CDS encoding adenylate/guanylate cyclase domain-containing protein, giving the protein MGDGRRSFRSYKPAVALGLGIFVCLAVGVVASFGVLEPYRLKTLDQFFRLLPLEPPHPEVMLITIDQPDIEHLAARGVTWPWPREFYASILDFCRRGGARAVIFDILFTEESRYGPEDDRKFARALAEMPAFLACFLTREDKPLHPLTPEVLGKGALRLSGPGPPGPEYRAVIPPLGPLLQAATGVGNVECGPDPDGIYRRLPLAGRFQGHSLPLLAFAAYSRLGNPGEWRYESGELVRGELRLPLDDQGRFLLKFRGPARTFPRLSAADLITSEMNLRQGQAPLKPPEALAGKWVLVGLTAPGLLDLKASPVSAVYPGVELHATLLDNLLRGDFLRPLPLWLLGVWSFLMALCGAAAVLFSLRLWLTGLAALGVAAAVLGVSVLGFRADWWIDPVLPGLAAGLAFAAAAAYSYVTEGRQKLAIRRMFSHYLSEAVIRHLLEHPERLKLGGERRRVTLFFSDLAGFTSLSEKLAPEDVVALLNDYLSRMTDIILAEEGVVDKFEGDAIMAMWGAPLEQPDQAVRACRAALRQVAALHEVNAGLAARGLPPLRMRIGIHTGEAVVGNLGSHRRFDYTAVGDAVNLASRLEGLNKYYGTAILVSEDTAAALDGALEIMEVDQVAVKGRETPVRVFQVLAPAGELSPEALAAREAYVQGLAAYRERRFDEAMEYFARSQELLPEGNPAGALVERCRRLLAEPPPEWDGVFRPEGK
- a CDS encoding SH3 domain-containing protein, with the protein product MNRRRRGRLSRVGAALLLGAMSFLIFPAGGWSQNLTVSLSNQQLYSQPSFTSPPVMPVPQGAQVSLVSRQGDWMQVDYQGKRGWLHKAAVAGGGSPASGLPALLGGGPVRQTTHDEVALAGKGFTPEVEAGFRQKNPGLNYAQVDEVERLQVDPAKLQAFLQEGGLN